In Gossypium arboreum isolate Shixiya-1 chromosome 3, ASM2569848v2, whole genome shotgun sequence, the sequence atttaaaccaatAATATTGAAATCTTGTAGTCAATATAACTAAATTCCAAAATACAAAAGCTAAATGTATGCCTCATGTATTTTGAAAACTATTTTAAAGTAAActaatgccaaaaaaaaaaattagtatgataaacttgatttgataatttagtTGTTTAAAGtctcaattttatcattttgaaaaaataaaaatataatttaacattttatactattttatgtttttaaagaattttaatatactttttttatttttacattttttataaaattatgaaaataagaaatttattttgtaatttgtTAGAGGGAccaatttattcattttaaaattataaggACCTAAAGGATGTTTATATCAATATGTTACTTGAGTTATTCGAATGATTCGATTTGTAGAATTTAACTCGactcaaatttaaaaatcaaatcagTTGTTCCAgttgaataaaaatattgattaactcgaaattaaaaatatatttttcaaatcgTATTAAGTTTTGTTAACCCATAATTTTATCTctaatgaatttaatttaattaacacataaataataataaaaatattttatctcATTTGTTTAATAAACTGAAAATgtaatattgaatttatattataaaaccatttattatattaataaaaattttgtttgataataaataaatattgattTTGTTTGATATATTAGTAAAAATTAAGAAGGTTTGTTGTATCCCTTATACGGTGGTGCTTTGCCATAGAAGAGAGCTGGGCAAAGTCAATGTAGGTGTGACTGTAGATAGAATAACAAGGTCCGCTGCAGTGTGCGGTGCTAGATGCCTTGGCCATTTTTGAGCCTTtctagtcttttttttttttcaatgtttTGAATACTTGGCGTCCAAGCATGAATTGAAACCTCAATTAGGTCATTTAAAAACTTATAAATAGGATACTTTGGCTGGACTTGAGAGATCATTTTCATGTTTTTATTTTCGTACATTTTTGTGTTTTCCTCTCGACATGAGCTGCTAAACTCCTTTTCTAGTGTAAGAGATTTTTAACGTTTTGTTAAACATAGATCTCGCATTTGATAGCCTAAAATATTTATTGTCAATTAGAACATAATTGTTTATTTTGTTCTTGTCCTTCTGATGAATAGCATAGTTGTGTGTGGgtgttgaaatatgaaatttattgTTATCCAGATATATAATCTAATCTAAATGAACCTAATTTGTGTGTTTGCTGACTAAAAGTGAATCTCTTTAGTTTTTAATGCTACTaataaattaatcttttgaaATGCATTATAGGATTATTTGTCAATAAAGGAATCAATAGTATTCATCTTGATTACCAATAAGGTAAGAAAAGAttagttttaatactaatttatcaaaaaatattaaattttatctttACATCAATTATTAGACTCATGAATCAAAAGTGGTATTTTGCCTTTGACTAAATTTTCATTATATTGATTTTGAAACTTCATTTCTAATTTCGCTTTTGATAATCTaacttttaattttgaatttaacttcaaaatctcttttttttttactttgttttattgaaaaaaatgtttttttaCCAATTCCTATGAAATTGACCAGGGGTGAAACTAGGGGCTGGTAGGGCTCTGGccccttaaaatgaaattttttcatttatgtcctttaaattaaatttttaaaattttaaattaataaagataaaattacactttggcccccctaaaaataataaaaatttgatttaatccttaaaaattataaagatagaggctattaaaatggtgaaattgtatttttactatcgtaaaaattacaatttaatttcgcctCCTAAAAAAAATTTTGACTTTAACCCTGGATTTGACCATGTTCATTGCcgtctacaatttttttttttgaatcagacacttatttttattaaattcggCACCCATAATATTTTATTAGAGCAATAAGAGGATAATCTTATTAAGTTCTTGCATGAAATCTTTTACACAAGACATTACTAGTAAACAACAATACTAGAAACTGCATTCTTTGTTTGTTGATTGCATGTTTTACCATATTGGTGAGTAGCATTGGCATCCATTTCCTTTTGCATAAAGGAGGGAAGAGCTTGGGAATAATTAATGGGTTGCAAATGCTAGAACCTTAGGACATATTATACCTCATGATCTCTTAAAGGTGAATACACAGATCAACTAAGTTAAACTTCAATTTCTTAGCAATTGTGTACTTTTAAGTATCATTATGCAGTGACTCAAGTATCACTTGAATACCATGTTCTGGATGAAGGGTTAAAATAGGTATTGGTGAGTGTACATAGGCGGGGGAGAGGGTAATGGTATAGCGTTGTAGAATCATGGAGAGAGCAATCTTCGTTTCTGTGGTTGCAAAGGTCATACCAACACAAAATCGAGGTCCCAGTCCAACGGGGAAAAATGCAGCTGCATTGTAATTAGTAGTTTTGGCAATCCCTTCTGCAAATCTCTTTGGTTTGAAAAGATGCACATCATCTCCCCATAGTTGAGGGTCATGGTGAAGTGTAGCCATTGCAATAAGAAGATCTATATTAGCAAGCAAGACTAACTTTCCCACCTGAACTTCTCTTGCAACTTTTCTTGGCAGGCCATTTGTAGCACCATACAATCTTAGAGTTTCATATATGATCATGGTCATCTGTAGAATACAGCATATTACTTTAAAGAACATAATGTACTAAATGCATAGTAGTATAGACCATGATTTAAATAATATTCACAACACAATAATATTTGTTAGGTTGGCAATTGCGATAAACATGACGTGACTGAAAAGCCTTTGCGAATGAGAATTGGAATGGTTGACAGTTTGCTTACAGTTTTGAGTTTTGCAATGCCTTCAAAATGTGGATTTTGGTTACCAAATATGTCAATCACCTCTCTTCTTACTTTCTCTTGCCAATCTCCATGGATTACTAAAAGCAAAAGAGTCCAAGCAAGCAAGACATTTACAGTGTCATGTCCGGTCCAGTAAAATGTTTTGCACTCACCTACCAAGTCTTCCAATGAAAGTCTGTTATTTTCATCCGAATCATGATAGGCATTTATAAGTAATCCTAGAAAATTATTGTTGAAGCTATCAGCTTCTCCATTTACAGCTTTATCTTCTCTTTTCTTGACAATCTTAAACACAcaatcttttatttcttttgcaaGTTCTTCAGACTCTAGCAAATCAGGAGGTTTCCATAACTTGTTGTAAAAGCAAACCAAGGTCAGCCATATATAAGAAGAAAACCAAATCCATGGGGAATGAAAATCTAAAATTTGCATTCAAAAGCGAGTTCAAATCAAGGCAAAATTTGGGATTAATTAAGCTTAGGGGGGAAAATACCTGATCAAAGGAATTTTAGTATTAAAAAGATTTCGGCCCATAATTATTGATAACTTGTTCAACATGGAAAAAATCTTCTCCCCTTCCAAGTAATTGCTACCAAAAGTTGTTCTGGATATCACTTCTGAAGTCAATAATCTAAATTCTTGATACACTTCAATCTCCTTGCCTTGGTCTTTTGTTGGTGTTAAAAAGCGTGCAAGCAACTGGTCCAGCTTTACCTTCAGCAACAAGTCTCGTGTCTTACTGAAGAAGTAAGAAGAAATCGagcaaaagaagaagaagaagcaaagGAAATAGAtgagagtattgatgaaaatgaTGTGTTTTCATATATATTCATCAGCATAATGCCATTACATATAAAAAACTAAAGATGAAGTGTACAAGCCAAAATTACTACCAAATCATATACCTAACCCCACTTTATTACATTGAAAATAGCTAAGTTAATTGTCCAAGTTGTATTGCTGAAATTTCAGTCAATCAATCAATGGATTACATCAAAATATCACCAACTAAGTTGAGGAAACAAACTAGATtacaaaataacaaaatattagtTCAAATCTAACAGCAACAAGAAACCAAAGTTGCTGCATGCTTGTCATGAGCTTGCATGGCCACCTTCCAACTGCACTTGCTTTATACCAGCTGCATGGAGATCAGCTTCAACATTCCTCCTTGAGCTCCATGCTGCAAACTCCCATAAGTCTTCTTAGCTTGTTAAATCTTGATGCACAAAGACCCTTGGTCAGAATATCAATGATTTGATCCTCCGAATTGCAATGAACCAGCTTTATTTCACAAGCTTGCTCCATCTCCCTTATCACATGCAACTTTATGTCAAAGTTCTTAGTTCTGCCATGGAAAACAGGGTTCTTTGCAATTGCAATAGCAGACTTGTTGTCACAAAGTATCTCTGTTGCTTCTTCTTGAGATAGGTTCAAATCTGCTAAGATTTTCCTCAGCCAGATGGCTTGATTTACTGCACTAGCAGCAGCTATGTATTCAGCCTCAGCTGTCGATTGAGCCACCAAAGACTGTTTTTTCGAACTCCAACAAACTATTGCTGACCCCAATGTGAAGGCATACCCCGGCGTACTTTTCATATCGTCTTTGAAACCAGTCCAATCACTATCTGTATAACCTTTCAATTTCAGTTCTTCAGCCTTGCTAAATAAGAGACCATGGCTTAGAGTACCTTTAATGTATCTCAGTACTCGTTTTACAGCTTGAAAATGTTGTACATTGCAGCAGTGCATGAATCTAGAAAGTAAGCTTACTGCAAACATGATGTCTGGTCTCGTTACAGTCAAGTATAAGAGACAACCAATCAAGCTTCTATAGGTAGTTTCACAACCTTCTTCATGACCCTCTTGGCTCGATAGTTTTAACCCAGCTACAATAGGTGTAGGAGTTGGCTTGCAATTCAGCATTGAAAACTTTTTCaacactttcaaggtaaataattttttattcaagAAGATTCTTCCTTGTTTCTGACTTACTTCCATTCCTAGGAAGTATGTCATTAGTCCTAGGTCAGTCATTTCGAACATCTGCTTCATCTTTGTTTTGAAATCTGCCAAATCTACTTCATCTCCTCCTGTCACCAATAAGTCATCAACATACAATGACACCACAAGCTGAGTTTCAGTTTTGTTTTTCTTGACATACAATGTTGGCTCACTAGCACTTCTTTCAAACTTTAAACTGAGCAGATAAGAGTCAATTCGAGCATACCATGCTCTGGGTGCTTGTTTTAGGCCATATAAGGCCTTTCTTAGTCTGTAAACCAAGTCTTCCCTGCCTGGTACTTTGAATCCCTTTGGTTGTTCGACATAAATCTCTTCTTCAAGGATTCCATTTAGAAAAGCTGATTTTACATCAAGTTGATGTATATTCCAGTTCATTTGAGCTGCAAACCCAACAATCAACCTGATCGTATCTAGTCTGGCAACAGGAGTATATGTTTCAAAGTAATCCAGTCCATATTTTTTACTGAATCCTTTTACCACCAGCCTAGCCTTCAGTTTATTCAAACTTCCATCAACATTCTGCTTTGCCTTGTAGACCCATTTTACTCCAATAATCTTCCTATTAGCAGGCTTCTCAACCAGCTTCCAAGTTTGGTTCTTCTCGATCATGGTAATTTCATTTTCCATTGCCTGTTTCCATCCTTCATGCATTGCAGCCTCTTCAAAACAGGTTGGCTCTACTAAGGCTACATGTGCCCTCTCATAGATTTCAGCCAATAATCGGGTACCTCTGATTGGTACATCATCAGTCCACATCTGGATCATCTTGTTCTGGCTCAGTCTGATCAAACACAAGTTCTTCAGAGACAGCCTCAGGTTCATTCTTGTCCCAATTCCAGCTTGCTCTTTTATTGAACACAACATCTCTACTTGCAAATACCTTGTTCGTTGAAGGATTCAAAATCCTATAGCCCTTTTTCTCTGAGCTATAACCAACCAAGATGCCTGCTTGTACTCTTTTTTCTAACTTACATCTTTTAACAGCTGGTATTTGTGAAAAGCATAAACAACCAAAGATTCTTAAGTGAGCCAGTGATGGCTTAAATCCAAACCAGGCCTCAAATGGAGTCTTTTGCTCTAAGGCTTTGGTTGGAAGTCTGTTTTGAACATAAACAGCAGTGTCAACTGCCTCAGCCCACAAGTTTTTGGGCAAATTCTTCTCAAATATCATGCATCTAGCCATGTCTAGTaggcttctatttttctttcactTACCCCATTTTGTTGAGGTGTATACACATTTGTTAGTAGATGTTTGATGCCAGCTCTTGCACAAATGTCTTGGAACTAAGCTGAAGTATATTTAGTCCCATTGTCTGATCTTATTGACTTTAGTATACAGCCAGTCTCTGTCTCAGCTGCTGTTTTGAACTTCAGGAAGGCTTGAACTACTTCAGACTTGTTCTTTAAGAAGCAAATCCAGTAGTATCTAGTACTATCATCAATGAAAAGAATGAAGTACCTGTTGCCATTGAGTGACTCGGTCTTCATGGGACCACACACATCTGTGTGCACTAATTGAAGCTTCTCTAAGGCTCTCCAAGCTGTGCTTGTAGGAAATGGAAGCTTGGCTTGCTTTACCAACTGACAAACTTCACAAACATCTTCATTTTGGACTAATTTGATGAAATTTTCTGCCATATCCTTGCTGATCATTCGAGCCATTGATTTAAAGTTGGCATGACCAAGCCTTTGATGCCAAAGCTTGGATTCTTCTATGGAAGTAGCATAGACACTATCTAGACCCTTGTTCTAGTCCATAACAAAACTCTTGTCAGTCATGGCTACTGTCATGAGTATGGACCCTTTTTGGTCACTGATCTGGCACTCATTTCCTTTAAAGAGCACTGTATATCCTCTTTCGAGCAGTTGAGCTATGCTCAAAAAATTTCTATCGATTTCAGGTACAAGCAATACATCTGAGATGAGTTTGTTACCTGATGGAGTGCATATCATCACATTACCTTTGCCCTCTGCCTGAATACAGTGTCTATTTCCAATTTTTACTCTAGTCTTACAGCTTCTGTCTAGAGATTTGAAGATAGATGCATCTAGTGACATGTGGTTGGTGCAGCCACTGTCAAGGAGCTACCCTTTTGTAACCTTCCCTTTTTCAACTAAACATGATACTGCAAACACTTGTTCTTCACTACTACTGCCTTGTTCAGTTACACGAGCCTCAGCACCCTTGTGTTGTGGTTGATTCTGCCCAGGTCTGTCTTTTTCTTTGCAGACCTTTTCAACATGGCCTCTTTTCTTGCAATGTTGACATATGGCATCTGGTTTGAACCAGTATTTTGCCTCTAAATGACCAGGCTTCTTGCAATGCCTGCACGGTCTATCCCATTTTCTTGGAGCATCTGTTTTGGACTTATCCTTCCAATTTTTCTTGCCTTTGTAGGCAGTATTACTCGATTTAGGCTTGACTTTGGCCTGAAATGCACTCTCCTGATGCTCCTCTATCCTGCTGGCTCTTCTTTGCTCTTGAGCATAGAGAGCATTTATAAGCTCAGTCAGGGAGATCCTTGCCAAGTCCCTCAAGTCCTCTAAGGAGGATATCTTTGCTTCATATCTCTCTGGTAAAATAGAGAGAACCTTCTCAACTATCATTGCTTCATCAAACTGCTCACCAAGGAGCCTTATACTGTTTACCACAGCCATTATCCTGTCAGAGTATTGCTTGACAGTTTCCTCttctttcattttcaaattcTCGAAATCCCTTCTCAAATTTAGAAGCTGCTGCTGCCTAGTCCTCTCAGTGCCCTGGAACTCCTCCTTCAGCTTGTTCCAAGCCTGCATCGGGGTCTCACATGTCATGATCCTGGTGAAGATCATATCAAAAACACAGTTCTGAATACGGGACATGGCCTTGTGCCTCTTGGTCCTCTCATCTGCATGTTGCCTCATCTAAGCCACAGTGGGATTGGCCCTCAGTGGAATAGGCTCAGCATCCGAGTTCACCACTTCCCAAAGGTCAAACACCTGAAGGTATGTTTTCATTTTGACCAGCCAAATATGGAAGCCTTCACCATTAAACACTGGTGGAGCTGCAGGAGAAAAACTTGAAGAAGCcatttgagttatgatttatacaCCACAGGTCTTCTAAGACaaaggctctgataccaattattgGTGTTAAAGAGCGTGCAAGCAACTGGTCTAGCTTTACCTTCAGCAGCAAGTCTCGTGCCTTGCTGAAGAAACAAGAAGAAATCGagcaaaagaagaagaagaaacaaaggaCATAGAtgagagtattgatgaaaatgaTGTGTTTTCATATATATTCATCAGCATAATGCCATTACATATAAAAAACTAAAGATGAAGTGTACAAGTTAAAATTACTACCAAATCATATACCTAACCCCACTCTATTACATTGAAAATAGCTAAGTTAATTGTCCAAGTTGTATTGCTGAAATTTCAGTCAATCAATCAATGGATTACATCAAAATATCACCAACTAAGTTGAGGAAACAAACTAGATTACAAAATAACAAAACATTAGTTCAAATCTAACAGCAACAAGAAACCAAAGTTGCTGCATGCTTGTCACGAGCTTGCATGGCCACCTTCCAGCTACACTTGCTTCATACCAGCTGCATGGAGATCAGCTTCAACATTCATTTCCACCTTTTTAGCATTGTTTCAACGCTAGCAATTGCTGCCAGTGTCATGTTCTACCCAAACATTCCCCGAATATGTAAGCAACAACATAAAATTTGCCAAAATATTTTCATTCTACATGGATAATTCTATTATATATACTAATATATTTTAAGACTTTACCTTTAAGCTTTCCCCATGAAAAACGTAATTCGTCAACTTCTGATGCTTCACCCATTTTTCACCATCGATTGTCGCAAGCCCGTTCCCCAGTAGCTTGCTAACATAAATTGATGGCTTTGCTTTTGGAAATACATTTTCACTATTTTTTAGAACCTCTTTGACTAGTTCAGGCTCTGAAATCACCACTTCAGCTCGAATACCGTTCCAATAAACAAAATTCTTCCCTAATCATATAAAAGACAAAAGGGTCAATCCTTTTTCTTACTTAAAACTACAAGTTTATATATCATAGTGAAAAACATGCATCCATCTTACCATATTTTTTGATCCAGGAGTACATATGTAGCTGCGTTTTGGGAAATATATCATGAGTCAAGGCTTTAGGTTTGCTCATAGCttcctttctcattttgataATTTCCTTGTTGTTGCCATGGATGAATCTGTAAGGAGGTCCTTTGATTCCCTGAGAATTCAGCAT encodes:
- the LOC108475201 gene encoding uncharacterized protein LOC108475201 — encoded protein: MRQHADERTKRHKAMSRIQNCVFDMIFTRIMTCETPMQAWNKLKEEFQGTERTRQQQLLNLRRDFENLKMKEEETVKQYSDRIMAVVNSIRLLGEQFDEAMIVEKVLSILPERYEAKISSLEDLRDLARISLTELINALYAQEQRRASRIEEHQESAFQAKVKPKSSNTAYKGKKNWKDKSKTDAPRKWDRPCRHCKKPGHLEAKYWFKPDAICQHCKKRGHVEKVCKEKDRPGQNQPQHKGAEARVTEQGSSSEEQVFAVSCLVEKGKNKGLDSVYATSIEESKLWHQRLGHANFKSMARMISKDMAENFIKLVQNEDVCEVCQLVKQAKLPFPTSTAWRALEKLQLVHTDVCGPMKTESLNGNRYFILFIDDSTRYYWICFLKNKSEVVQAFLKFKTAAETETGCILKSIRSDNGTKYTSA